In one window of Gemmatimonadaceae bacterium DNA:
- a CDS encoding DUF1501 domain-containing protein has protein sequence MNRRVFLKAGGLSLVTLGLTPSFLRRTALAMDLPRAARGKTLIVLFQRGAADALNVVVPFGDANYYAARPQLAIGSPARVTGAAGAIDLNGYFGLHPAMSPLKPLWDRGLLAPIHAVGSPSSTRSHFDAQDYMETGTPDRKGTADGWLNRYLAVKGTCEACAVGDKPVNTPFRAVAMTAQMPRILEGPSPTVAMNSIEEFSIRTTGGEAEKRLEALYRTGSADMVHGSGTEMFEALRVLRAANPQQYKPAAGVEYPRSQFGQRLLSIAQLIKAGVGLEVAFADIGGWDTHVNQGAAQGQLAQRLGDFSGSIAALVADLGDRMDDVVILTMSEFGRTVRQNGTGGTDHGHAGAMFVIGGSLKTPRKVLGRWPGLAPEQLYEGRDLALTTDFRSVFSELAAKHLGAGSLDRIFPGYATPERGWLGVL, from the coding sequence ATGAATCGCCGAGTGTTTTTGAAGGCGGGTGGGTTGTCCCTGGTGACGCTGGGACTCACGCCGAGTTTCTTGCGACGCACCGCACTGGCCATGGACTTGCCACGCGCGGCACGTGGGAAAACGCTGATTGTGTTGTTCCAGCGTGGAGCGGCCGACGCGCTGAATGTGGTGGTGCCCTTTGGAGACGCCAACTATTACGCGGCGCGACCGCAATTGGCCATTGGATCTCCGGCGCGGGTGACGGGTGCGGCCGGTGCCATAGATCTGAACGGATACTTCGGATTGCATCCCGCGATGTCGCCGCTCAAGCCGTTGTGGGATCGCGGACTGCTGGCGCCCATTCATGCGGTGGGCAGCCCCAGTTCCACGCGCTCGCACTTTGATGCGCAGGACTACATGGAAACCGGCACGCCCGATCGCAAGGGCACGGCCGATGGTTGGTTGAATCGCTATTTGGCGGTGAAAGGCACGTGTGAGGCGTGTGCGGTAGGTGACAAGCCGGTGAACACGCCGTTTCGCGCTGTGGCGATGACCGCCCAGATGCCACGCATTCTGGAAGGCCCGTCACCCACGGTAGCAATGAACTCCATCGAGGAGTTTTCCATACGCACCACCGGGGGCGAAGCGGAGAAGCGATTGGAAGCGTTGTATCGCACCGGTTCCGCCGACATGGTGCATGGCAGCGGCACCGAAATGTTTGAAGCGTTGCGCGTGCTGCGCGCGGCCAATCCGCAGCAGTACAAGCCGGCGGCCGGTGTGGAGTATCCGCGCTCGCAGTTTGGTCAGCGATTGCTATCGATTGCGCAACTCATCAAGGCCGGCGTGGGCCTTGAGGTGGCGTTTGCCGATATCGGCGGTTGGGACACGCACGTGAATCAGGGTGCTGCGCAAGGCCAGTTGGCGCAGCGACTCGGCGATTTCTCAGGCAGTATCGCGGCACTGGTGGCCGACCTTGGTGACCGCATGGATGATGTCGTGATTCTGACGATGTCGGAGTTTGGTCGCACAGTGCGGCAGAATGGCACCGGCGGCACCGATCATGGTCATGCGGGCGCGATGTTCGTGATTGGCGGATCGCTCAAGACGCCGCGCAAGGTGTTGGGGCGGTGGCCTGGGCTGGCGCCGGAGCAGTTGTACGAAGGGCGCGACCTGGCGTTGACGACAGACTTTCGCAGCGTGTTCAGCGAGCTGGCGGCGAAGCATTTGGGGGCGGGGTCGTTGGACCGGATTTTCCCGGGGTATGCGACACCGGAGCGGGGCTGGTTGGGGGTGTTGTGA
- a CDS encoding ATP-binding protein, with protein sequence MDSIGRFLHPAPSSFFLLGPRGTGKTTWTRQQFPDALVVNLLQPETYRELVARPERLRELVLGNTDRRDIVIDEVQRAPELLHVVHDLLERPNPPRFVLTGSSARKLRHGDVNLLAGRATMRTMHPFMAAELPAFDLTSSLKTGLIPLVVSARDSADTLAAYAATYVEQEVRAEGLVRQVGDFARFLEVVSFSHGAVINISNVARETAVHRKSIEGYLGVLEDLLLAFRLPVFTKRASRATVAHPKFYFFDAGVFRSLRPTGPLDRPAEIDGAALEGLVAQHLRAWIAYSGVALDLCYWRTRTGLEVDFVVYGSTDFFAIEVKNSDRVRPDDLKGLRAFAGEYPECRPLLLYRGVDRLEIGGIPCWPVEQFLARLRPGHSPLA encoded by the coding sequence ATGGACTCAATAGGTAGATTTCTCCACCCTGCCCCGTCCAGCTTCTTCCTCCTGGGTCCACGTGGAACCGGCAAGACCACCTGGACTCGACAGCAGTTTCCCGACGCGCTCGTGGTCAACCTCCTGCAACCCGAGACGTATCGGGAACTGGTGGCTCGACCGGAACGACTGCGCGAACTCGTGCTGGGCAATACCGACCGTCGCGACATCGTGATCGATGAAGTGCAGCGCGCGCCCGAGTTGCTGCATGTCGTTCACGACTTGCTGGAACGACCCAATCCGCCGCGTTTCGTACTGACCGGCTCCAGCGCGCGCAAGTTGCGACACGGTGACGTCAATCTGTTGGCCGGACGCGCGACCATGCGCACCATGCATCCGTTCATGGCGGCGGAGTTGCCCGCGTTCGACCTCACAAGCAGCCTGAAGACGGGACTCATTCCGCTGGTGGTAAGCGCGCGCGACTCGGCCGACACGTTGGCGGCCTACGCGGCCACGTATGTCGAGCAAGAGGTCCGCGCCGAGGGTCTGGTGCGACAGGTGGGTGACTTCGCGCGCTTCCTGGAAGTGGTGAGTTTCTCGCACGGTGCGGTGATCAACATCAGCAATGTCGCGCGCGAAACGGCGGTGCATCGCAAATCCATCGAAGGCTATCTGGGCGTTCTCGAGGATTTGTTGCTGGCGTTCCGCCTGCCGGTGTTCACCAAACGGGCCAGCCGCGCCACGGTGGCACATCCCAAGTTCTATTTCTTCGATGCAGGGGTCTTTCGCTCGCTGCGTCCCACGGGACCGCTCGATCGTCCCGCAGAAATTGATGGGGCCGCGCTGGAAGGCCTGGTGGCGCAGCATCTGCGCGCGTGGATCGCGTACTCGGGGGTTGCACTCGACCTGTGCTATTGGCGCACGCGCACGGGTCTTGAGGTGGATTTCGTGGTGTATGGCAGCACCGACTTCTTCGCCATCGAAGTGAAGAACAGCGACCGTGTGCGTCCGGATGATCTCAAGGGACTGCGCGCGTTCGCGGGCGAGTATCCCGAGTGTCGACCCCTCCTCTTGTATCGTGGCGTCGATCGTCTGGAAATTGGTGGCATTCCGTGTTGGCCCGTCGAACAATTTCTGGCGCGACTGCGCCCCGGCCACTCGCCGCTGGCTTAA
- a CDS encoding PBP1A family penicillin-binding protein, whose protein sequence is MLKRIPRRVWWYSAVLAVFGVAISSSWWFSCGFHGCPSVQQLQAWRPTEGGALLDRRGALIAPLSQVKRVNVPLSRIAPRVQAAFVAVEDRRFYSHHGIDWRGVARASVENVKALGVREGASTITMQLARNVFLSHRANERSIPRKLLEWRYAMLIERALDKPAILERYLNAIYLGNGVYGVEGASQDLFGKSVRDVTLAEAALLAGLPKAPSSYTPRRDPSRAHDRREIVLDVLEREHVATPAAIAAARATDIADLPEQWQPPRRTDSWAVETVRGVLDSLRSVGAIPASLNDGQLRVRSTFDRRAQFAAERAIASGAAQVDNERGGWRDAPSRTQGALVALDPSTGAIRAIVGGRRIERKGFNRAMRARRQPGSAFKPFVYAVALQYGHTTATMVDDEPITIGEGRDEWTPANFNDDYAGRVTMRDALAHSANAATVRISREVGIPRIIAQAHAMGIASALPDVPALALGAGSVTPLELTAAYAPFGNGGSNVQPYAVEQIEDTFGRVLWSRPPSITSSVLDAREAFLVTSMLRSVVDEGTGRAVRGAGIRGPVAGKTGTTNDGTDVWFVGYTPSLVASVWFGADEPEPLGGDASGGRLAAPVWARFIRDGWHSPEQDVAWRPPSGIVTASIDIGTGALGSDWCGPSRREWFRAGTAPTTSCEAESRIAMLEEPPDAPEPPMPPRVREPELRIKDLQRAVDEAINAIGDRRGRAAARRAYDELRRMAEQERRRRN, encoded by the coding sequence ATGCTGAAACGCATTCCCCGCCGGGTCTGGTGGTACTCCGCTGTGCTCGCCGTGTTCGGCGTGGCCATATCATCGTCGTGGTGGTTCTCCTGTGGCTTTCACGGCTGTCCATCAGTGCAGCAGTTGCAGGCCTGGCGCCCCACCGAAGGTGGCGCACTGCTTGATCGCCGTGGCGCGCTCATTGCGCCGCTCTCGCAGGTCAAGCGCGTCAATGTCCCGTTGTCGCGCATTGCGCCGCGTGTGCAGGCGGCATTCGTGGCCGTGGAAGACCGGCGGTTCTATTCGCATCACGGCATCGATTGGCGGGGCGTGGCGCGGGCCAGCGTGGAGAACGTCAAGGCCCTTGGCGTGCGCGAAGGTGCCAGCACCATCACCATGCAGTTGGCGCGCAATGTATTCCTGAGTCACCGGGCCAACGAACGCAGCATTCCGCGTAAGCTGCTGGAATGGCGCTATGCGATGCTCATTGAACGCGCGCTTGATAAGCCGGCCATTCTGGAGCGCTATCTCAACGCCATCTATCTGGGCAACGGCGTGTACGGGGTGGAGGGCGCCAGTCAGGATCTGTTTGGCAAGAGTGTGCGCGATGTCACACTGGCCGAGGCGGCGTTGTTGGCAGGGCTACCCAAAGCGCCAAGCAGTTACACGCCGCGTCGCGATCCGTCGCGGGCGCATGACCGCCGCGAGATAGTACTGGATGTGCTGGAGCGGGAACACGTGGCCACGCCAGCGGCCATCGCCGCAGCGCGCGCCACCGACATCGCCGATTTACCCGAACAGTGGCAACCACCGCGACGCACCGATTCGTGGGCCGTGGAAACGGTGCGCGGCGTGTTGGACTCCCTGCGCAGCGTGGGCGCCATCCCGGCCAGTCTCAACGACGGGCAGTTGCGGGTGCGCAGCACCTTCGATCGTCGGGCGCAGTTTGCCGCCGAACGCGCCATTGCCAGTGGTGCGGCGCAAGTGGACAACGAACGCGGCGGATGGCGCGACGCGCCCTCGCGCACACAGGGCGCGTTGGTGGCGCTCGATCCATCCACTGGTGCCATTCGCGCGATAGTCGGCGGCCGTCGCATCGAGCGCAAGGGATTCAATCGCGCCATGCGTGCGCGTCGTCAGCCTGGCTCGGCCTTCAAACCATTCGTGTACGCTGTCGCATTGCAGTACGGCCACACCACCGCCACCATGGTGGACGACGAACCCATCACCATTGGCGAAGGGCGTGACGAGTGGACGCCCGCCAATTTCAACGACGACTACGCGGGCCGCGTGACCATGCGCGACGCGCTGGCGCATTCGGCCAACGCGGCCACCGTGCGCATCAGTCGCGAAGTGGGTATTCCGCGCATCATTGCCCAGGCCCACGCCATGGGCATTGCCAGTGCGCTGCCCGATGTGCCGGCGCTGGCCTTGGGCGCGGGTTCGGTCACGCCATTGGAACTCACCGCGGCCTACGCGCCCTTCGGCAATGGCGGCAGCAACGTGCAGCCATATGCCGTCGAGCAAATCGAAGACACGTTTGGCAGAGTGCTGTGGTCACGTCCGCCATCGATCACGTCCAGTGTGCTTGATGCGCGCGAAGCGTTTTTGGTCACGTCGATGCTGCGCAGCGTGGTGGACGAAGGCACTGGCCGCGCCGTGCGCGGCGCCGGCATCCGTGGACCAGTGGCCGGAAAAACCGGCACGACCAACGACGGCACCGATGTCTGGTTTGTGGGCTACACGCCCAGCCTGGTGGCCAGTGTGTGGTTTGGTGCCGATGAACCGGAACCACTGGGCGGCGACGCTTCAGGTGGACGACTCGCTGCACCGGTGTGGGCGCGCTTCATTCGCGACGGCTGGCACAGCCCGGAACAGGATGTGGCCTGGCGTCCGCCCTCGGGCATTGTCACCGCGTCCATCGATATTGGCACGGGCGCGCTGGGCAGCGACTGGTGTGGCCCGTCGCGGCGCGAATGGTTTCGCGCGGGCACGGCGCCAACCACATCGTGTGAAGCGGAGTCGCGCATTGCCATGCTCGAAGAGCCACCCGACGCGCCGGAGCCGCCGATGCCCCCTCGTGTACGCGAGCCGGAGTTGCGCATCAAGGATCTGCAACGGGCCGTGGACGAGGCCATCAATGCCATCGGCGACCGTCGCGGCCGGGCCGCCGCTCGGCGCGCCTACGACGAACTGCGGCGCATGGCCGAACAGGAACGGCGGCGACGCAATTAA
- a CDS encoding polysaccharide deacetylase family protein yields MSHPRRRPTLFARPLDRAITALAIAGLLVTPSPAHALIRHEGRVSARQAPVAKTPPGGSPARVPNELGRIPILEWHQVVDADGTYKVSRERFRAELTDLYARGYVPISLGDLLDKHIDLPVGKSPVLFTFDDASPSQFRYHEQGGTRVVDPTSAVGILLDFIKTHPEWKPRGLFCALPAAQAGHAFFGEKGIDGQQSAWRFPKLQFLVAQGFELCNHTLWHAKLSKYPDAFVQEQIARGTMAIDSAVPNYRVRGFALPYGLWPKNRALAVSGSWHGARGKREVKYSHDAVFLVTGGPARSPYDPQFNARALPRVPLQGGTTLSTTLNAMDKAGPMARYVSDGNPNTVAGRAP; encoded by the coding sequence ATGTCGCACCCAAGACGTCGACCCACCCTGTTCGCGCGCCCGCTTGATCGCGCCATCACCGCGCTGGCGATCGCCGGACTCCTGGTCACGCCAAGTCCGGCCCACGCCCTCATACGTCACGAGGGACGCGTAAGTGCCAGACAGGCGCCCGTCGCCAAGACCCCTCCCGGTGGCTCGCCCGCACGGGTGCCCAACGAACTGGGCCGTATCCCGATTCTGGAGTGGCACCAAGTGGTTGACGCCGACGGCACCTACAAGGTGTCGCGGGAGCGGTTCCGGGCCGAACTCACCGATTTGTATGCCCGTGGCTATGTGCCCATCTCATTGGGCGACCTGCTGGACAAGCACATCGACCTGCCGGTCGGCAAGTCGCCGGTGCTGTTCACTTTCGACGACGCCTCGCCCAGCCAGTTTCGTTATCACGAACAGGGCGGCACGCGGGTGGTCGACCCAACCAGCGCGGTGGGCATCCTGCTGGACTTCATCAAAACGCATCCCGAGTGGAAGCCGCGCGGTCTGTTCTGCGCACTGCCGGCCGCGCAGGCGGGACATGCGTTCTTTGGGGAAAAGGGGATTGACGGACAGCAATCGGCGTGGCGCTTCCCCAAGCTGCAGTTCCTGGTGGCCCAGGGGTTCGAGTTGTGCAACCACACGTTGTGGCACGCCAAACTCAGCAAGTACCCTGACGCCTTTGTGCAGGAGCAGATCGCCCGCGGCACCATGGCCATCGATTCGGCGGTGCCCAACTACCGCGTGCGTGGATTTGCCCTTCCTTACGGGTTGTGGCCGAAGAACCGCGCGCTGGCCGTGAGTGGTTCGTGGCACGGCGCCAGGGGCAAGCGCGAGGTGAAGTACTCGCATGACGCCGTCTTTCTGGTAACCGGTGGTCCAGCCCGCAGTCCGTACGATCCGCAGTTCAACGCGCGCGCGTTGCCCCGAGTCCCGTTGCAGGGGGGCACGACACTGTCTACCACGCTCAATGCCATGGACAAGGCCGGCCCGATGGCGCGCTACGTGTCGGACGGGAATCCGAACACGGTGGCCGGGCGGGCGCCATAA
- a CDS encoding carboxymuconolactone decarboxylase family protein produces MNARILGENNLVINRFFNLDGRAYEGGALNEKTKELLGLVASMVLRCDDCITYHIVRCAEEGATRDEVFETMSIALIVGGSIVIPHLRRAVDRWDEVERARAADADPR; encoded by the coding sequence ATGAATGCCCGCATACTCGGCGAGAACAATCTCGTCATCAACCGATTCTTCAATCTGGACGGACGCGCCTACGAAGGCGGCGCGCTCAACGAGAAAACCAAGGAGTTGCTGGGGTTGGTGGCGTCGATGGTGCTGCGCTGCGACGACTGCATCACCTATCACATCGTGCGCTGCGCCGAAGAGGGCGCCACGCGCGACGAAGTGTTCGAGACCATGAGCATCGCCCTCATTGTGGGCGGCAGCATCGTCATCCCGCACCTGCGCCGCGCGGTTGATCGATGGGACGAAGTGGAACGCGCGCGCGCCGCAGACGCCGACCCGCGATAG
- the rho gene encoding transcription termination factor Rho encodes MERNAGDQLERIQRMEQADRLERAARPERVDRPPRPDRPPRGDRGPRPPRGDRPDRGGERIDGPAGDDRNGRRNGRRGRNRFRRGGGGGGGGGGPVGTNVGGQGADVGFDRSPSIVTPAEGTMQGWFDVARDGGFLRLPVNSYLPDPADPFVSPALVRQYQLRRGDKLEVSFGRDQRGRQVVIDVVALNEGSPVFLEKRPDFNTLTASYPDRKLTLETGRPAKTGPELTRRAIDLIAPIGYGQRALIVAPARAGKTTLLQAIVEGVAINHPQAALLVLLVDERPEEVSEMITWGYGEVVASSFDMPAKRHVEVAEMTLERARRLVELGQDVVIVLDSITRLARAYNTVERGTGRTMSGGLDSSAMQKPKAFFGSARMIAPQHGGGSLSIIATALVETGSRMDEVIFEEFKGTGNSEIKLDRSLADRRIYPAFDIATSGTRREEKLYRPDQLEKVHLLRRGLHQLPPQAGMEWLIKRIAATSNNDSLLDGL; translated from the coding sequence GTGGAGCGCAACGCTGGCGATCAGCTTGAGCGCATTCAGCGCATGGAGCAGGCCGACCGTCTGGAGCGCGCCGCGCGGCCGGAGCGCGTGGACCGCCCGCCGCGCCCGGATCGTCCGCCACGTGGTGATCGCGGCCCCCGTCCACCGCGTGGTGATCGACCCGATCGCGGCGGTGAGCGAATCGATGGACCGGCGGGCGATGACCGCAATGGTCGTCGCAACGGACGACGTGGACGCAACCGATTCCGTCGTGGTGGTGGAGGTGGCGGCGGAGGCGGCGGACCAGTGGGCACCAACGTTGGTGGACAGGGCGCGGACGTCGGATTTGACCGTAGCCCGTCGATTGTTACACCCGCCGAAGGGACGATGCAGGGGTGGTTTGACGTGGCACGTGATGGCGGATTCCTTCGACTGCCGGTCAACAGCTACCTGCCCGATCCCGCCGATCCGTTTGTGTCGCCGGCGCTGGTTCGCCAGTACCAATTACGTCGCGGTGACAAACTCGAAGTGTCGTTCGGGCGCGACCAGCGCGGTCGTCAGGTGGTCATCGATGTCGTGGCGTTGAATGAAGGGTCGCCGGTGTTCCTTGAAAAGCGCCCCGACTTCAATACCCTCACGGCCAGCTACCCCGACCGGAAGTTGACGCTCGAAACGGGTCGCCCGGCGAAGACCGGACCCGAACTCACGCGACGGGCCATCGACCTCATTGCGCCCATCGGATACGGCCAGCGCGCGCTTATTGTGGCGCCGGCACGCGCCGGCAAGACCACGCTGTTGCAGGCCATCGTCGAGGGCGTGGCCATCAACCATCCGCAGGCGGCGTTGCTGGTGCTGCTGGTGGATGAGCGTCCGGAAGAAGTGAGCGAGATGATCACGTGGGGATACGGCGAAGTGGTCGCCTCCAGCTTCGACATGCCGGCCAAGCGCCACGTGGAAGTGGCCGAAATGACACTTGAACGCGCGCGACGCCTGGTGGAGCTGGGTCAGGACGTGGTGATCGTACTCGACTCCATCACGCGATTGGCCCGCGCGTACAACACGGTGGAACGCGGCACCGGACGCACTATGTCGGGCGGCCTCGATTCATCAGCCATGCAGAAGCCGAAGGCGTTTTTCGGATCGGCCCGCATGATCGCCCCGCAACACGGCGGCGGTTCGCTGAGCATCATTGCGACGGCGCTGGTGGAAACCGGCTCGCGCATGGATGAAGTGATCTTCGAGGAGTTCAAGGGCACGGGCAACTCCGAGATCAAGCTCGATCGCAGTCTCGCCGACCGGCGCATCTACCCCGCCTTTGATATCGCCACCAGCGGGACCCGTCGCGAAGAGAAGTTGTATCGTCCCGACCAGTTGGAGAAAGTCCACCTGCTGCGTCGCGGCCTGCATCAGTTGCCGCCGCAGGCGGGCATGGAGTGGCTCATCAAACGCATCGCCGCCACGTCCAACAACGATTCGCTGCTGGATGGACTGTAA
- a CDS encoding endonuclease/exonuclease/phosphatase family protein, with translation MTRNRIAHRADFSVRCACGKVYNTDDTHIGKQIKCRCGRVVTIVRPREEYAESYEAKAKDEQRRREQDAAVQARRTASARRRARLTQWPKRIGPAMAAWLMDAVSVMGSRRPLRRWTARASWAWSALMLVTWVLLITTSESFLPATLLAYGPRFVLLIPFVMLVPLAVVVVRSALVPLTLALAVVVGPIMGGRVSWRTVGRSLPANPPAGAMRVLSFNTQGGGIVAVQLRDVIDRLHPDLIALQECGDALWDSLQALPRWHRARYANLCTASRWPITAEDLMPRGDFQRIAQYGFGGTAMVARYTIASPHGPLVFVNLHLETARKGLEALSGDDGFIPDQLTASRAEDIARRGTAGNRIDLNARIRDRESERAAVWSSRGDPRVPVIFAGDFNLPVESAIFRRHWGGFTDAFESSGSGFGWSKREGRLLRIRIDHILGNDAAPRALGAWLGPELGSDHLPLVADLNSSSSVAAARMPSR, from the coding sequence ATGACCCGCAACCGCATCGCGCACCGTGCCGATTTTTCGGTGCGGTGCGCGTGTGGCAAGGTGTACAACACCGACGACACGCACATCGGCAAGCAGATCAAGTGCCGGTGCGGGCGTGTCGTGACGATCGTGCGCCCGCGGGAGGAGTACGCGGAGTCGTACGAAGCCAAGGCGAAGGACGAACAGCGCCGTCGCGAACAGGACGCGGCGGTGCAGGCCCGGCGAACCGCGTCAGCCCGACGGCGAGCGCGACTCACGCAATGGCCCAAGCGGATCGGACCAGCGATGGCGGCGTGGCTGATGGATGCCGTGAGCGTGATGGGCAGTCGGCGGCCCCTGCGTCGATGGACGGCGCGCGCATCGTGGGCGTGGAGCGCGCTGATGTTGGTGACCTGGGTGTTGCTGATCACCACGTCGGAATCGTTTCTGCCCGCCACGCTGCTGGCGTATGGTCCGCGATTTGTCTTGCTCATACCGTTCGTGATGCTGGTGCCGTTGGCGGTCGTCGTCGTGCGCAGCGCGCTCGTTCCGCTCACGCTCGCGCTGGCCGTCGTGGTGGGCCCCATCATGGGCGGTCGTGTGTCGTGGCGGACCGTGGGTCGATCACTGCCGGCCAATCCACCCGCTGGGGCGATGCGCGTGCTGAGCTTCAACACACAGGGTGGCGGCATTGTGGCGGTGCAACTGCGCGACGTGATCGATCGCCTGCATCCCGACCTGATTGCCCTGCAGGAGTGCGGTGACGCCCTGTGGGATTCATTGCAGGCGTTGCCGCGCTGGCATCGCGCCCGCTACGCGAACTTGTGCACCGCAAGCCGTTGGCCGATTACGGCCGAGGACTTGATGCCGCGCGGAGATTTTCAGCGCATTGCTCAATACGGGTTTGGCGGGACGGCCATGGTGGCGCGGTACACCATCGCGTCGCCGCATGGCCCGCTGGTGTTCGTCAACCTGCATCTCGAAACCGCCCGCAAGGGACTGGAGGCGTTGTCGGGCGATGATGGATTCATTCCCGATCAACTGACCGCATCGCGCGCGGAAGACATCGCGCGGCGCGGGACCGCGGGGAACCGCATCGACCTCAATGCGCGCATCCGCGACCGCGAATCAGAGCGGGCGGCGGTGTGGTCGTCACGCGGCGACCCGCGCGTGCCCGTCATTTTCGCCGGCGATTTCAACCTGCCCGTGGAGAGCGCCATCTTCCGCCGACACTGGGGCGGATTCACCGATGCGTTCGAATCGAGTGGCTCAGGCTTTGGCTGGAGCAAACGCGAAGGTCGACTGCTTCGTATTCGCATCGATCACATCCTGGGCAACGACGCCGCACCGCGAGCGCTCGGCGCCTGGCTCGGACCGGAACTCGGCAGCGATCACTTGCCGCTGGTGGCCGACCTGAATTCGTCCAGCAGCGTGGCCGCGGCACGAATGCCGAGTCGATAG
- a CDS encoding dipeptidase → MTTPVIPTDLAAWCAANDARAQDELFAFLRIPSVSAKSEHKDDCLAAAHFVADALTRIGFTSELVTTPGHPIVLGEWRQAGPDAPTLLIYGHYDVQPPEPLDLWTSPAFEPTVRDGRIYARGSVDDKGQLYLHIKALEAHLAVRGTLPVNVIVLAEGEEEVGSVNLEQFLEREKTRLACDAVVISDSTMFAPGIPSILSSLRGLAYVQIDVRGANGDLHSGMYGGAVVNPAMALARILATMHDRDGRITIDGFYDHVRPFPDAVRAQMRTLPFSDDGLMHEVGVTALGGEPGYTTLERLWTRPTCEVNGLLSGYTGEGAKTVLPAISMAKVSFRLVPDQEPSEIERLVTAHVARVTPPGVTATVTALHGGRPWRADLKGPIIEAGKRALEAAFGRAPVITGEGGSIPVVGDFERILGAPVLLMGFGLPGENAHAPDEWISAENYRLGIRAAATLLDEFRSATSGK, encoded by the coding sequence GTGACCACTCCCGTCATTCCGACCGATCTCGCCGCGTGGTGTGCCGCCAACGATGCCCGCGCCCAGGACGAACTGTTTGCGTTTCTGCGCATTCCCAGCGTCAGCGCCAAATCGGAGCACAAGGACGACTGCCTGGCGGCGGCGCACTTCGTGGCTGACGCGCTCACGCGCATTGGCTTCACCTCCGAGCTCGTGACAACGCCCGGTCACCCGATTGTGCTGGGTGAATGGCGCCAGGCAGGCCCCGACGCGCCCACGTTGCTGATCTACGGCCACTATGATGTGCAGCCGCCGGAACCGCTGGACTTGTGGACCTCGCCGGCGTTCGAACCCACCGTGCGCGACGGCCGCATCTATGCGCGCGGCAGTGTCGATGACAAGGGACAACTGTATCTGCACATCAAGGCGCTTGAGGCGCACCTGGCCGTGCGCGGGACGCTACCGGTGAATGTGATTGTCCTGGCCGAAGGCGAGGAAGAAGTCGGCAGCGTCAATCTCGAGCAGTTCCTCGAGCGCGAAAAGACGCGATTGGCGTGCGACGCCGTGGTCATTTCCGATTCGACCATGTTCGCACCGGGTATCCCGAGCATCCTGTCGTCGCTGCGCGGACTGGCCTATGTGCAAATCGATGTCCGCGGTGCCAACGGCGATCTGCATTCGGGGATGTACGGTGGTGCCGTGGTGAATCCGGCCATGGCCCTCGCACGCATTCTTGCCACCATGCACGACCGCGATGGGCGCATCACCATTGACGGGTTTTACGACCACGTGCGTCCGTTCCCCGACGCGGTGCGGGCGCAGATGCGCACGTTGCCGTTCAGTGATGACGGGTTGATGCACGAAGTCGGTGTCACCGCACTGGGCGGCGAGCCGGGGTACACCACGCTCGAACGCCTGTGGACGCGTCCCACCTGCGAAGTGAATGGACTGCTCAGCGGCTACACCGGCGAAGGCGCGAAGACGGTGCTGCCGGCCATCTCCATGGCCAAGGTGAGTTTCCGTTTGGTGCCCGATCAGGAACCGTCCGAAATCGAACGGCTGGTCACGGCACACGTGGCGCGCGTGACACCGCCGGGCGTCACGGCCACCGTCACCGCGTTGCACGGCGGTCGTCCGTGGCGCGCCGATCTCAAGGGCCCGATCATCGAAGCGGGCAAGCGCGCGCTCGAGGCCGCGTTTGGTCGTGCGCCCGTGATCACCGGCGAAGGGGGATCAATTCCCGTGGTGGGCGACTTCGAGCGCATTCTCGGAGCGCCGGTCTTGTTGATGGGATTCGGACTGCCCGGCGAAAACGCGCACGCGCCCGACGAGTGGATCAGCGCGGAGAACTATCGACTCGGCATTCGTGCCGCGGCCACGCTGCTGGACGAATTCAGGTCGGCCACCAGCGGCAAGTGA
- the crcB gene encoding fluoride efflux transporter CrcB, with translation MLWGIAIGGAAGSVSRYALSMWLTRAHGHFPLGTFVINISGSFLIALFARVYSTPDSNPIMRAALTIGFCGGFTTFSTFSAEFVTLMQEGRTSRAVLYALASVLTGVLAVVAGLAVGNRLVTPRG, from the coding sequence ATGCTTTGGGGAATTGCCATCGGAGGCGCCGCGGGATCGGTGTCGCGCTACGCCCTCTCCATGTGGCTCACGCGCGCCCACGGCCATTTCCCGCTGGGCACGTTCGTCATCAACATTTCCGGATCGTTTCTCATCGCGTTGTTCGCGCGCGTGTACAGTACGCCCGACAGCAACCCCATCATGCGCGCCGCGCTCACCATCGGCTTCTGCGGCGGCTTCACCACCTTCAGCACCTTCAGCGCGGAATTCGTCACCCTCATGCAGGAGGGGCGAACATCGCGCGCGGTGCTGTATGCGCTGGCCAGTGTGCTGACCGGAGTGCTGGCCGTAGTGGCCGGTCTCGCGGTCGGTAACCGACTCGTGACGCCTCGCGGCTGA